The following are from one region of the Nocardioides marmotae genome:
- a CDS encoding tRNA adenosine deaminase-associated protein has protein sequence MSDQLDAVDFAVAAYREDGAWTVAELVHDHLDDVATLADGLRRLPGDAGALGMVAMDEDFFLLVRVAGPSTRVLLSDITAADEWDLAASAVEFLRLPMPEDDDDQVPAGDLALLGDLGVDALDLGDLLDDPDLYPDEVLSDVARRLGFGELFDDAVGLTSA, from the coding sequence GTGTCCGACCAGCTCGACGCCGTCGACTTCGCCGTCGCGGCCTACCGCGAGGACGGCGCGTGGACCGTCGCCGAGCTCGTCCACGACCACCTCGACGACGTCGCGACCCTCGCCGACGGGCTGCGCCGGCTGCCCGGCGATGCCGGCGCGCTCGGCATGGTCGCGATGGACGAGGACTTCTTCCTCCTCGTCCGCGTGGCGGGCCCCAGCACCCGCGTGCTGCTCTCCGACATCACCGCCGCCGACGAGTGGGACCTGGCCGCCTCGGCGGTGGAGTTCCTGCGGCTGCCGATGCCCGAGGACGACGACGACCAGGTGCCGGCCGGCGACCTGGCCCTGCTCGGGGATCTCGGCGTGGACGCGCTCGACCTCGGCGACCTGCTCGACGACCCCGACCTCTACCCGGACGAGGTGCTCTCCGACGTCGCCCGCCGGTTGGGCTTCGGCGAGCTGTTCGACGACGCCGTGGGGCTCACCTCGGCGTGA
- the upp gene encoding uracil phosphoribosyltransferase, with protein sequence MRTHVVDHPLVAHKLTVLRDKHTDSPTFRHLADELVTLLAYEATRDVRVQSYSIETPVAPTTGTALASPKPLVVPILRAGLGMLDGMMRLLPTAEVGFVGMVRNEDTLQASTYAERLPADLSGRQCYILDPMLATGGTLAAAIKFLTDRGADHITAICLLAAPEGCARLERELEGLDVPVTVVTAALDERLDEKGYIVPGLGDAGDRLYGVAH encoded by the coding sequence ATGCGCACCCACGTCGTGGACCACCCCCTTGTCGCCCACAAGCTCACCGTCCTGCGCGACAAGCACACCGACTCCCCGACGTTCCGCCACCTCGCCGACGAGCTGGTCACGCTCCTGGCCTACGAGGCCACCCGCGACGTCCGCGTGCAGAGCTACTCCATCGAGACGCCGGTGGCGCCGACGACCGGCACCGCGCTGGCCTCGCCGAAGCCGCTGGTCGTGCCGATCCTGCGCGCCGGGCTGGGCATGCTCGACGGGATGATGCGCCTGCTGCCGACCGCCGAGGTCGGCTTCGTCGGCATGGTGCGCAACGAGGACACCCTCCAGGCCTCGACGTACGCCGAGCGGCTGCCCGCGGACCTCTCCGGGCGCCAGTGCTACATCCTCGACCCGATGCTGGCCACCGGCGGCACCCTCGCGGCGGCCATCAAGTTCCTCACCGACCGCGGCGCCGACCACATCACCGCGATCTGCCTGCTCGCCGCCCCCGAGGGCTGCGCGCGGCTCGAGCGCGAGCTCGAGGGCCTCGACGTCCCGGTTACGGTCGTCACCGCCGCCCTCGACGAGCGGCTCGACGAGAAGGGCTACATCGTCCCGGGCCTCGGCGACGCCGGCGACCGGTTGTACGGCGTCGCGCACTGA
- a CDS encoding nucleoside deaminase, whose protein sequence is MLAALDQARAALATGDVPIGAVVLDPDGVVVGTGRNVREAEADPTGHAEVVALRQAARSRGEWRLDGCTLVVTLEPCTMCAGAAVLARVERVVLGAWDPKAGAVGSLWDVVRDRRLNHRPEVVGGVLAEESAALLEEFFRGHRQPGPA, encoded by the coding sequence ATGCTCGCCGCCCTGGACCAGGCGCGCGCCGCGCTGGCCACCGGCGACGTCCCGATCGGCGCGGTCGTGCTCGACCCCGACGGCGTGGTCGTCGGGACCGGCCGCAACGTGCGCGAGGCCGAGGCCGACCCCACCGGGCACGCCGAGGTCGTCGCGCTGCGCCAGGCCGCCCGCAGCCGCGGGGAGTGGCGGCTGGACGGCTGCACGCTCGTGGTCACCCTCGAACCGTGCACCATGTGCGCCGGCGCCGCCGTCCTCGCCCGCGTCGAGCGGGTCGTGCTCGGTGCCTGGGACCCCAAGGCCGGCGCCGTCGGCAGTCTCTGGGACGTCGTCCGCGACCGCCGCCTCAACCACCGGCCCGAGGTCGTCGGCGGGGTGCTCGCCGAGGAGTCCGCCGCGCTGCTCGAGGAGTTCTTCCGCGGGCACCGGCAGCCGGGCCCCGCCTGA